The Silene latifolia isolate original U9 population chromosome Y, ASM4854445v1, whole genome shotgun sequence sequence GGGCTAAGTGCTTTATTATAATCGAAGCGTGCCCCTTCAAAAACATCCGGCTTCAGAGACACTGTCACCAACATTGGCAAATTCAAATTAATGACGCGCAAGAAAGATGAGCTAATTACCAATTCTAGCACTACTCAGTTTAAACATACTAATAAAAGCATCAACTTCAACCATTATTCTTACACGAGAATTATTTCATCAAATGAGACACCCCAAAAGTTACATTCTTGAATTTCATATGTAACCCAAACTATTTACAGTATAAGTAATTGCATTATTTCGATCCCCTAACAGTTACATTTGAGACCATGGGAAAATTTCGGTCACATACAATCAACCGCAATCGTCCAAAACTCATACTCACACAAGAAAGCTAATAACAACTCATTAAGTAATGCTAATGGAATACCATGTTTACATCAAAGTAAGCTGCATAGTCAGCTCAGATATGTACATTCAAGTACATTGCACCGAAAATCGCAGAGAACATACTACCAAACCATTCGACAACGATACGCGAAAGCTACCAACCAAGCAAAAGAATATTAACATCATTCTTACACTTTTCAAGCATTACAAAACCCTGGAAACTACATTCAGTAAATACACCATCCACATCAAAGTAAACACTTTCCAACTTGCAGTATTAAATCAACAGTTGGAAAGTGTTTACTTGCGGCTCCTAGCAGAACATAGTAGCCACATAGAACCGAACCCGCTATACAATATTACGGACATAAGGGCACACCATTACCAACTCCATCATCTACACTAACAAATCTAACAAACTTTAATattcaaaacatacaattaacCCAAAAAACACAAATTTGAGTGATTAAAAACACTAACTTAAAGCTTCACGGTGGATTTCTTCATAAGGAATAGGGCAAGGAAGATTCTTGTAaccaacatgttcatcaattttgGGAGAATCAGTAGGTATTGGACCCAATGTTGTTGGTTTTGTAATTGGGGTTGCTGACATTTTTAATGAAAAAGATTTGAACTTTGATTAGGGTTTATGTTAATTGATGTTGAATTGATAAATCCCAGAAATTAGAATGAAAATGATCCAATCTTTAGATCGGATTCTGGGAAATGGAGAAGAGGGTTTGGAAAGAGGGTAGAGATTAGATAAAAGGGTTAGATTGAAGGAACGAGGGGGGCTTAACAAGGGTTTTTGGTGGTTCTTTTGTTTGCCTTTTACGACCTGACAAACGGGTTTATTCGATTTAGATCAAGACGTCTTTAATTTTAGGGATAGTTTAATGTAATGTTAATTTTTACTTCCTTCAATTCAAGAGATTTTTTACATGTGCTTTTAGACACTACTCACAATTCTTTCACATTTTGAATGTTGGATCCTAACCAGGGTCTCCCGCCAGAGACTAGCATCAACCCTGCTTTCACCTTCACGGTTGGGAACACGACGGCCAGTCATCCAGGCTCCTCTTTTCCTCCACTCCCGAAGAATTTGAAAAGAAAGACGATGCACATAGATATATTTCATGCTGAATCCCCAAGGAGTCAATCTAATTCTCCTCCGGCTGGCAAAACCGGTGATCCTGTTGAACAGCATGCGGCAATATCATATAAGGAGAAGGTGCAAGGTTTTGGGTCTGATTTCGATTCATTAGAGGATCTGTCTCTGGACGATATCGATTTAGACTCTGATGATGACATTGAAGATGGCGATGATGATACCCTCTGCCCTCGAATtcttctcacaaaaaaaaaaaaaaaaagcaattctTCGCAAACCATGGCGACATTATCTCATCATCAAAATGTTCGATAAGAACATTAGGTACTTATCGCTCATGCGAAAACTTAATGCAAAATGGTCGATAAAGGGCAAACTCACCCTTACTGACCTCACGAATTCATATTATGTGGCAAACTCACCCTTACTGACCATCAGAAGATAGCATTACTAAGCTCACAACATGGGTTCGAATTCTGAATCTCCCTGTAGAATACCTTAATGCTACGTTCTTAAAGAAAATTGGGTCGAAAATAGGAGAAGTTATTCGTATTGACAACAATACTGCTACAGCACAACGAGGTCAGTTTACTCGTCTGAGCATTGAAGTTGACATATCCAAACTGCTACTGTCAAAATTTCGTCTATACGGTAAGGTCTACGGTATACAGTACAGAGGTCTCAAGATTATCTGCTTTAAGTGTTGAAAACTAGGTCATTCAAGCAAAGGGTGTACGATGAAAGAAGCTAACACCACTGACATGGAAGTATTGAATCTAAATCAAAGTTCAGAATGTCCAAATAGTCCTCCTAGTGCACATTCACTTGAAGCAGGCCTACGGCCAGAGGAAAGTGCGGACTTCGGTGACTGGATGATGGTTAAGAAACCACCGCGAAGAAAACCGTCTGCTCATACAACCCACCAACCCGGAAATATAGGTAACGATAAACAAATATTCAATTATGGTCAATCAATGAAGATATCAGGAACGAGATTTGGAGTCCTACAAAATAATCCCGAAGATAATGCAATCCCGAATAATCCTCCCATAGTCCCTGCATCATTCTCAAATTCTAGTAATGCTATCTCACGGAATATTATTCAAACTCCCAGAATCAAGCTAAAAATCGCTTCCCTAAATAAACGTACTAATAATCTCCTCTCACAATCTAATATTCCCAAAAATAATAATATCTAATCTTAAAAGGATTCTAATTTCCAAAACAATATTAATTTCCAAATTAATAATAATCCAACTAATAAGAATAATATTTCCACTACCCCACCTCAAACTCTTCAAGATATTACTAATATCCCCATAGTTAAAACAAAATCTACCAACGTAAGTAACCCTACAACCTCCCCTGTTTCTTCGAAGTCTGTTTTGCCTGATACATCCAGTCGTGCTCTGATTAGTACCGATGAATCCTCATCCGTACTTCTCTTATCTAGACCGCCCCCTCCCTCAACCTCGCTGCCTCCCACAAAACCCCCGGATAGAGATAATCCCACCAACTCAGGTAGTGACGATCTCAACTTGACCGAAGATGGCGGCCCCTTACTTGGGAATAATGGTACGGGAGAGCCCAGTAATGGACATAAAGTTCGAATTAATGAAGAACAATCCATCGAAGCTAATGCTGGAACTATCGATACCATGGAGTATTAATAATGTCCTCAAACTAGTAAGTCGTGCTTATCTATCTTCTTTAAACTATCTACCTGATCATATGAATACAAGGATTCCAAGTTGAACACCCAATTTACCCCATATCACTTTTATGGTATGGAATGTGCAAGGCACGGGTAGTAAAAACAAAATTTCTACCATTAAAGAAGTCGTAAGAACTTATAAACCAACTGTTCTAGCTCTTGTAGAAACCCACATGGGAGGGGATCATGCTATCAAATTAGGTAACATTCTCGGCTATGATGGTCATTCTAGAGTCAATGCTGTTGGTTTTAGCGGAGGAATTTGGATTTATTGGAAAAAAGAAGTTGTCTCAGTTACTCTTGTAACAGAGCATATGCAGTATATCACAATCGAGGTAGCTAGGAATGGAGAGTTTCCCTGGCTGTTCTCGGCTGTTTATGCGAGTCCTGACCCAACGAATAGGAGAGAATTATGGTCCGAACTGGAAGCTTTTGCGAGGAGTAATAACCGTCTTTGGTTGTTTGCGGGAGACTTTAATGAAACACGTTCCCTCAGTGAGAGACATGGGGGTGATCAGAGTATGGCTAGACGCTGTGAACGCTTCAACGAATGGATTGAAAACTGTGAATTAATCGAACTTGTATTTACGGGTCCGAATAACACTTGGGCTCATGGGAAATCTGTAGAGACGAGACAGAGTGCTCGTTTAGATAGAGCACTGTGCAACTCTTATTGGGGACTTCGTTTTGAAGAAGCTATGGTCAGACACCTTCCTGCTATATCGTCTGATCATTGCCCGCTGtttatttcaccaaatggattTGCTCCGCTGAATGCAGTTAACCGTCCCTTTCGTTTCCAGGCATGTTGGCTAACTCATGAAGAATTTAAGAATTTTATTGACACTAATTGGCCCTCTGAGGGTATTTTTCTGACCCGTCTTGGAGAACTGTCTCAAAAATTACAAACCTGGAATGAAGAAGTTTTTGGCAACATTTTCCGCAAGAAGAAAGAGCTAATGGCTAGGATTGAAGGATGTCAACGAGAACTTTCCTTATCCAGAGTGAGTTATCTTATCAAATTGGAAGCAAGGCTGAGAAAAGAATTGGAAGGAGTGATGGAACACGAGGAACGAACTGTTATGGTACCAAAAATCGCGTGTGGAGTTTATTAAAGACGGGGATCGTAACACATCTTTTTTCCAGGTTATCACGTTGATAAGAAGGTGGAGGAATCGTATTACTACTCTAAAAAATGCAGACGGTATTCTGACAGATGACCAGCGTGAAATTAAGAGAATTGTaatggaatattttcaaaatttatataCGGACGAAAGTGCAGCTAATGTTGCAGAAATTGAACAAGTTATTAATCATATGGGATCATTAAAAGCTTCGGGACCTGACGGGTTTCAAGCCCTCTTTTATCAGAAAAATTGGGAGCTGGTTCAAGCTTCTCTCTGTGACATGGTTATAAAAGCTCTCGAAGGAAAAGGAATCCCGGAAGGTGATACGCATATTGTTCTTATACCAAAGGTGAACTCCCCTGAATTTATTTCTCAATTTCGTCCTATAAGCCTATGTAATGTAGCTTATAAAATTATTAGCAAGACTCTAGCTAACTGTATTAAGAAGGTTTTGCCTCATGTTATTTCTGAGACCCAAAGTGGTTTTGTCCTAGGGAGacaaattacaaataatatcGTTATTTTTTAAGAAGCTATACATTCTATGCGGAAAAAGAAGGGTCAGCTGGGTTTTATGGCTATCAAAATTGACTTAGAAAAAGCATATGACCGTCTGAAATGGGATTTTATCCGAGATACAATGAATGATATGGGATTCCCAGACCTTCTTGTGGACGTGGTTATGGAATGTGTTACATCTACACGTATGCAGATTCTATGGAATGGGGAACCGACGGAGCAATTCATCCCTTCTAGAGGTGTTCGACAGGGAGATCCTTTATCTTCTTACCTCTTTATTATGTGCCTCGAGAAGCTACAACAAGCTATTGATCTAGAAGTGCGGAATAATAATTGGAGGCCGATAGTCTTGGGACGACATGGACCAACTATTACTAATTTATTTTTTGCCGACGTTATGGTATTATTTGGAGAAGCTAAAGATGATCAAGCTCTAGTCATGCGACATGTTTTAGACCATTTATGTCAAGCCTCAGGAGAGAAAGTAAGTCTAGCTAAATCCCGAGTTTTCTTTTCAAGTAATATCGCTGCTTCTCGTAGAACCTCTGTTAGTCAAGCTCTCGGAATTGACGAAACAGATGACCTTGGTACTTACCTAGACATGCCTGCTATTAATGGAAGGGTGATTCATCATACCTTTGCTCATTTGGAAGATAAAATAAATTCAAGGTTAGCTGGGTGGGCGACGAAACGCCTCTCTTTGGCCGGACGGGATACACTAGTCAAGTCTACTTTGACCACTATAGCTAATTATAGTATGCAGACAGCGAAGATTCCTAAAACAGTTTGTGACTCGATTGATAGAAAAGCCCATCGTTTCTTATGGGGTGGTGACGAAAATAAGAAGTCTGTCCATCTTATTAACTGGGAAACGGTTCAAAAGCCAAAGTCCTGTGGGGGGCTAGGTATTATATCTGCAAGACAGGCTAATGCTGCGTTTCTTACCAAGTTGGGGTGGAGAGTTATTTCCGAGCCCACAAGCCTATGGTCACGAGTTTTACGAGCTAAGTACTGCAACAACAGGTGTGATATTGATATTTTTCAATCTAAACAGAATTCGTCTAATATATGGGCATGTATTTCGGCACAAGCCAAAACTATTGTGAGAGGCACAGCCACTGCGGTAGGTAATGGTAGAAGAACCCTTTTCTGGGATCATTCTTGGGTTGATGGTATTTGCTTATTTGACCATAATATAGCTCCAATTCCCGAGGTCTCTTTGGGTGCAACAGTTAGTGATATGTGGTGCGAGCAAAATGGATGGAAATGGGATTTATTTGCAGACCTTCTACCACAGAATATTCTTCAAAGAATTTCGTCTATCTCTTTAGCTAACGACCCGGATTTGGAAGATTCTCTTTATTGGCAGGGTACGTCATCAGGTAAATTTACTTTAAAATCCGCCCTAGGTTACTTgaaagggtttgattatggggattcTCCTGAATCTCCTGTCAGACGTACTATTTGGAGATTACCAGTTCAGCAAAGAATCCGTATGTTTATTTGGCTTGCGGCACATGGTCGCTTGATGGTAAATGTTAACAGGGTAAGAAGAAATATGGGATTTGACCCCCTTTGTCCCCGTTGTAGCGTGGGTGAAGAAACCGTTGAACATCTTCTCCGTTCGTGCCCCGTCTCAAAACAAATTTGGCAGTTAGTCGGCCAACTCTTTCTTTTTTAGTACGTCCTTTCCCACCTGGCTAGCTAAGAATGCTAGTAACGATGTGGAGACATCAGTTGCGGACTGGCCTATTTATTTTGCAGTTACTTGCTGGTGGATTTGGAGATGGCGAAACAATGTAGTCTTTGGTAGAGATGGAGAAAATCCTATTGACCCTCGAGCTTTTCTTTATCAACAATTCGAGGCTACAAAACATGCTTTTGACCACCATAATATTTTTACTCCATCGCCACGGCCTCAGGACACGGAAATTTTCATACGTTGGTGACCTCCACCCCACGGGTGGGCTTTATTAAATACGGATGGAGCTTCTAAAGGTAATCCAGGTCCAGCAGGTGGAGGAGGAATTTTTCAAGCCGAGATCGGTAATTTCATTACAGCTTATTATTTTTCCTGTGGAGTTTGCTCTTCTATGAAAGCCAAACTTCTAGCCTTACTAGCCGGGTTGGAGAGAGCGAAGCTTCTTCACATCTCTAGGCTTCTCATTCATATGGATAATTCCCCCTGTGTCAATCTCATCAATGAAGAACAACTAGTGAGCAACAGTCTAAAATTCATAGTTAAAAGATGCAAAGATTTGATAGCTGAGGGCCATTGGAGGATCAAGCTGGAACATTCTTATAGGGAAGCAAACAGAGCTGCAGATTTCCTTGCTAATAAGGGAGTCAATTCTAGTACTTTAATTACGCATTTAGATTCTCCTCCTAGTGAATTAAGCCCTATTCTTAGGGAGGACATTTTTGGGGTTGATATTCCCCGTGTAATAGCTCTTAGTTAATTTCGGGGCTTTGCCCCTCTtgcgcaccaaaaaaaaaacaattcaagAGAATTTTTAGGGGGCGTTTGTTTTGTGTATGAGCATgagtttggaatcaggaatcatactTGGGTGGTATGGGGTTGGAACTTCATTCCTCATTCCATGTGTTTGTTTCAATACCGAGTGGTATGAGTTTGAAACTCAATTAAAGCTAAAATATGTAAAATATAacattttaaataatattttttaatattataaaatCATATAAATAaagatttaatcaaataaatatataaaagtttatttacaatattgtcataatttttattttcacacttttgtttcttttaattTGATACCCataggtatcaatctcatacacaccccctccttgggtatgagaaactcATATCTCATAGGTTTGAAATATGGGTATGAAACCCTTATGTTTGACAAATAAACACTTTGTATGAGTTTGactcatttcaaacttatacctCATACTTTTTGTGTTTGAACCAAACACCCTTAATATTTTCGACAATCTCTAAGAGAAAATATAGtaatgtgggatcttatttgattcgtctttgtAAATAcgttaagaatatcaaatttttataatttttatcaaTGCAAAATGAAAGATATTGATAGTGTAAAATGCGCCTCGACAAATGTGAAAAGGCAAAGATAAAGAATCTGTTGAGGCAGATGGAGTATCTACTATCTAGTTAGGCCTTGTTCTTTATGCCTTAATTTTAGCTTCAATTCAGttcatctcttcacaaattaactcttactttagctttattcaattcagttcagttcagctagAGGTGATCGAATAGCCCAAGCCCATTGACTCGGCTCGGCTCAATCCGCtttttgaagggcttgggcctttCATTTTGGTTAAAAAAAGCCCATGGGCTGGACCAAAAAGCCCAAAGTCCCAAAAACTGAACTAAAAAAATTCATGGGCCGACCCAAAAATGCCTATAAGGCTATAAATTCAAATAACCAAAAGTCCTTAATATActtgtaaaaaaaatattttattttgataacctaaaattttatattaataaattgtatatttaaatatgttagttttTATCAAAGAATATCGTATTgttaaaataaaaatagaatactAATTAACTTAGAGGTGTTATTTTTGGGCTTCTCTCCTTTTGGGTCAGTCCTATGCTATAgaacggtcctataggagagttgctgaCAGTAACTCTCCTATaagaccgtcctatagcataggacgggTCCAATAGAAGATAATAGCCCAATAAAAGGAGattaaataaaagtataaaacaaacacaaattgTTATATAGGGCGGTCTCTTACCATAAGACCGACCCATTTATGATTAACTAAGGCcctaaacaaatcaaatcaaattacATAAAAGAGGAAAATATCAACTACCTACTAAACTGATTTTTTTATGTACTTTTCATCATCCAAAAGAAAAACCTACGACTAACATCACTATATTTGTCTCCCAACTTGAAAATCGCCTTCTTGTCTTCCAA is a genomic window containing:
- the LOC141632448 gene encoding uncharacterized protein LOC141632448, translating into MRKKKGQLGFMAIKIDLEKAYDRLKWDFIRDTMNDMGFPDLLVDVVMECVTSTRMQILWNGEPTEQFIPSRGVRQGDPLSSYLFIMCLEKLQQAIDLEVRNNNWRPIVLGRHGPTITNLFFADVMVLFGEAKDDQALVMRHVLDHLCQASGEKVSLAKSRVFFSSNIAASRRTSVSQALGIDETDDLGTYLDMPAINGRVIHHTFAHLEDKINSRLAGWATKRLSLAGRDTLVKSTLTTIANYSMQTAKIPKTVCDSIDRKAHRFLWGGDENKKSVHLINWETVQKPKSCGGLGIISARQANAAFLTKLGWRVISEPTSLWSRVLRAKYCNNRCDIDIFQSKQNSSNIWACISAQAKTIVRGTATAVGNGRRTLFWDHSWVDGICLFDHNIAPIPEVSLGATVSDMWCEQNGWKWDLFADLLPQNILQRISSISLANDPDLEDSLYWQGTSSGKFTLKSALGYLKGFDYGDSPESPVRRTIWRLPVQQRIRPAGGGGIFQAEIGNFITAYYFSCGVCSSMKAKLLALLAGLERAKLLHISRLLIHMDNSPCVNLINEEQLVSNSLKFIVKRCKDLIAEGHWRIKLEHSYREANRAADFLANKGVNSSTLITHLDSPPSELSPILREDIFGVDIPRVIALS